The Musa acuminata AAA Group cultivar baxijiao chromosome BXJ1-3, Cavendish_Baxijiao_AAA, whole genome shotgun sequence genome window below encodes:
- the LOC103978919 gene encoding uncharacterized protein LOC103978919 isoform X2 yields MAVEAEATAADFALSEANINWDRLDKTRFHVIGAVLFTLQSGLLHPTAVVKTRIQVAEAGLSHMHGFSMFRRILRYDGILGLYRGFGTSAIGSLPGRVLALTSLEVSKDMMLKYTEHMDLSEATRIALSNGAAGLVSNVFSCVYFVPLDVISQRLMVQGLPEMIKYNGPFDVIRKVLRSEGLHGLYRGFGITVATQSPASALWWGAYGAAQHVIWRSLGYQNDAEKKPSQLELVTVQATAGTLAGACSSIITTPIDTIKTRLQVMNGYVGRPSVTKTMKRLVEEDGWRGFYRGFGPRFLNMSLWGTSMIVTYELTKRLSVKC; encoded by the exons ATGGCGGTGGAAGCAGAGGCTACGGCCGCCGACTTCGCCCTCTCCGAGGCCAACATCAACTGGGACAG GTTGGACAAGACGAGGTTCCATGTTATTGGTGCTGTTCTCTTTACTCTTCAATCTGGGTTATTGCATCCAACAGCTGTTGTTAAAACTAGAATTCAAGTTGCTGAAGCTGGATTATCACACATGCATGGATTTTCAATGTTTAGAAGAATACTAAGATACGATGGAATTCTTGGACTGTACAGAGGTTTTGGTACCTCTGCCATTGGATCGTTACCTGGTCGAGTATTGGCTCTTACATCACTTGAAGTATCTAAAGATATGATGCTCAAATACACAGAACACATGGATCTTTCTGAGGCAACACGCATTGCTTTGTCTAATGGAGCGGCAGGGTTGGTCTCAAATGTATTTTCATGTGTTTATTTTGTGCCTTTGGATGTG ATTTCCCAGAGACTGATGGTGCAAGGTCTGCCTGAAATGATCAAATATAATGGCCCTTTTGATGTCATTCGTAAAGTGCTCAGGAGCGAGGGACTTCATGGCCTTTATAGAGGTTTCGGGATAACAGTGGCAACCCAGTCACCTGCATCTGCTCTTTGGTGGGGTGCTTATGGTGCTGCTCAACATGTTATTTGGAG GAGCTTAGGCTATCAAAATGATGCAGAGAAAAAACCATCTCAGTTAGAGCTAGTAACTGTTCAGGCGACAGCTGGAACCTTGGCTGGTGCTTGTTCATCAATTATCACTACTCCGATAGATACAATCAAGACTCGGCTGCAg GTCATGAACGGGTACGTAGGCAGGCCATCAGTTACCAAGACGATGAAGCGGCTTGTTGAGGAGGACGGCTGGAGAGGTTTCTATAGAGGGTTTGGCCCCAGGTTCTTAAACATGTCACTCTGGGGTACCTCGATGATTGTGACATacgaactcacaa AGAGGCTATCCGTGAAATGCTGA
- the LOC103978919 gene encoding uncharacterized protein LOC103978919 isoform X1: MAVEAEATAADFALSEANINWDRLDKTRFHVIGAVLFTLQSGLLHPTAVVKTRIQVAEAGLSHMHGFSMFRRILRYDGILGLYRGFGTSAIGSLPGRVLALTSLEVSKDMMLKYTEHMDLSEATRIALSNGAAGLVSNVFSCVYFVPLDVISQRLMVQGLPEMIKYNGPFDVIRKVLRSEGLHGLYRGFGITVATQSPASALWWGAYGAAQHVIWRSLGYQNDAEKKPSQLELVTVQATAGTLAGACSSIITTPIDTIKTRLQVMNGYVGRPSVTKTMKRLVEEDGWRGFYRGFGPRFLNMSLWGTSMIVTYELTSKTPTFCSSVGNVLPLNYYL; encoded by the exons ATGGCGGTGGAAGCAGAGGCTACGGCCGCCGACTTCGCCCTCTCCGAGGCCAACATCAACTGGGACAG GTTGGACAAGACGAGGTTCCATGTTATTGGTGCTGTTCTCTTTACTCTTCAATCTGGGTTATTGCATCCAACAGCTGTTGTTAAAACTAGAATTCAAGTTGCTGAAGCTGGATTATCACACATGCATGGATTTTCAATGTTTAGAAGAATACTAAGATACGATGGAATTCTTGGACTGTACAGAGGTTTTGGTACCTCTGCCATTGGATCGTTACCTGGTCGAGTATTGGCTCTTACATCACTTGAAGTATCTAAAGATATGATGCTCAAATACACAGAACACATGGATCTTTCTGAGGCAACACGCATTGCTTTGTCTAATGGAGCGGCAGGGTTGGTCTCAAATGTATTTTCATGTGTTTATTTTGTGCCTTTGGATGTG ATTTCCCAGAGACTGATGGTGCAAGGTCTGCCTGAAATGATCAAATATAATGGCCCTTTTGATGTCATTCGTAAAGTGCTCAGGAGCGAGGGACTTCATGGCCTTTATAGAGGTTTCGGGATAACAGTGGCAACCCAGTCACCTGCATCTGCTCTTTGGTGGGGTGCTTATGGTGCTGCTCAACATGTTATTTGGAG GAGCTTAGGCTATCAAAATGATGCAGAGAAAAAACCATCTCAGTTAGAGCTAGTAACTGTTCAGGCGACAGCTGGAACCTTGGCTGGTGCTTGTTCATCAATTATCACTACTCCGATAGATACAATCAAGACTCGGCTGCAg GTCATGAACGGGTACGTAGGCAGGCCATCAGTTACCAAGACGATGAAGCGGCTTGTTGAGGAGGACGGCTGGAGAGGTTTCTATAGAGGGTTTGGCCCCAGGTTCTTAAACATGTCACTCTGGGGTACCTCGATGATTGTGACATacgaactcacaagtaagactccaACATTCTGCTCTTCCGTTGGAAACGTGTTGCCTTTGAATTACTATTTATGA
- the LOC103978919 gene encoding uncharacterized protein LOC103978919 isoform X3: MAVEAEATAADFALSEANINWDRLDKTRFHVIGAVLFTLQSGLLHPTAVVKTRIQVAEAGLSHMHGFSMFRRILRYDGILGLYRGFGTSAIGSLPGRVLALTSLEVSKDMMLKYTEHMDLSEATRIALSNGAAGLVSNVFSCVYFVPLDVISQRLMVQGLPEMIKYNGPFDVIRKVLRSEGLHGLYRGFGITVATQSPASALWWGAYGAAQHVIWREKTISVRASNCSGDSWNLGWCLFINYHYSDRYNQDSAAEIKWVLIVFDGFIVPQS; encoded by the exons ATGGCGGTGGAAGCAGAGGCTACGGCCGCCGACTTCGCCCTCTCCGAGGCCAACATCAACTGGGACAG GTTGGACAAGACGAGGTTCCATGTTATTGGTGCTGTTCTCTTTACTCTTCAATCTGGGTTATTGCATCCAACAGCTGTTGTTAAAACTAGAATTCAAGTTGCTGAAGCTGGATTATCACACATGCATGGATTTTCAATGTTTAGAAGAATACTAAGATACGATGGAATTCTTGGACTGTACAGAGGTTTTGGTACCTCTGCCATTGGATCGTTACCTGGTCGAGTATTGGCTCTTACATCACTTGAAGTATCTAAAGATATGATGCTCAAATACACAGAACACATGGATCTTTCTGAGGCAACACGCATTGCTTTGTCTAATGGAGCGGCAGGGTTGGTCTCAAATGTATTTTCATGTGTTTATTTTGTGCCTTTGGATGTG ATTTCCCAGAGACTGATGGTGCAAGGTCTGCCTGAAATGATCAAATATAATGGCCCTTTTGATGTCATTCGTAAAGTGCTCAGGAGCGAGGGACTTCATGGCCTTTATAGAGGTTTCGGGATAACAGTGGCAACCCAGTCACCTGCATCTGCTCTTTGGTGGGGTGCTTATGGTGCTGCTCAACATGTTATTTGGAG AGAAAAAACCATCTCAGTTAGAGCTAGTAACTGTTCAGGCGACAGCTGGAACCTTGGCTGGTGCTTGTTCATCAATTATCACTACTCCGATAGATACAATCAAGACTCGGCTGCAg AAATCAAGTGGGTGCTGATCGTGTTCGACGGATTCATCGTGCCTCAGTCGTAA
- the LOC103978919 gene encoding uncharacterized protein LOC103978919 isoform X4: MAVEAEATAADFALSEANINWDRLDKTRFHVIGAVLFTLQSGLLHPTAVVKTRIQVAEAGLSHMHGFSMFRRILRYDGILGLYRGFGTSAIGSLPGRVLALTSLEVSKDMMLKYTEHMDLSEATRIALSNGAAGLVSNVFSCVYFVPLDVISQRLMVQGLPEMIKYNGPFDVIRKVLRSEGLHGLYRGFGITVATQSPASALWWGAYGAAQHVIWRSLGYQNDAEKKPSQLELVTVQATAGTLAGACSSIITTPIDTIKTRLQKSSGC, encoded by the exons ATGGCGGTGGAAGCAGAGGCTACGGCCGCCGACTTCGCCCTCTCCGAGGCCAACATCAACTGGGACAG GTTGGACAAGACGAGGTTCCATGTTATTGGTGCTGTTCTCTTTACTCTTCAATCTGGGTTATTGCATCCAACAGCTGTTGTTAAAACTAGAATTCAAGTTGCTGAAGCTGGATTATCACACATGCATGGATTTTCAATGTTTAGAAGAATACTAAGATACGATGGAATTCTTGGACTGTACAGAGGTTTTGGTACCTCTGCCATTGGATCGTTACCTGGTCGAGTATTGGCTCTTACATCACTTGAAGTATCTAAAGATATGATGCTCAAATACACAGAACACATGGATCTTTCTGAGGCAACACGCATTGCTTTGTCTAATGGAGCGGCAGGGTTGGTCTCAAATGTATTTTCATGTGTTTATTTTGTGCCTTTGGATGTG ATTTCCCAGAGACTGATGGTGCAAGGTCTGCCTGAAATGATCAAATATAATGGCCCTTTTGATGTCATTCGTAAAGTGCTCAGGAGCGAGGGACTTCATGGCCTTTATAGAGGTTTCGGGATAACAGTGGCAACCCAGTCACCTGCATCTGCTCTTTGGTGGGGTGCTTATGGTGCTGCTCAACATGTTATTTGGAG GAGCTTAGGCTATCAAAATGATGCAGAGAAAAAACCATCTCAGTTAGAGCTAGTAACTGTTCAGGCGACAGCTGGAACCTTGGCTGGTGCTTGTTCATCAATTATCACTACTCCGATAGATACAATCAAGACTCGGCTGCAg AAATCAAGTGGGTGCTGA
- the LOC103978918 gene encoding GDSL esterase/lipase At1g09390, with amino-acid sequence MVRTAGRSAGLRSIPTGLLLLLLPLLPATLPVETACGSGAVVFNFGDSNSDTGGLTAGLGILLPQEEGRVFFRRSSGRLCDGRLVIDFLCESLNTSYLSPYMEPLGADFSSGANFAVAGSCTRPPDVPFALAVQVRQFLRFKLRSLELVAQGAEDLIDAEGFRNAIYAIDIGQNDLAAAFSANLSYVQVIERVPSVIHEIKKAIENLYDNGGKKFWVHNTGPLGCLPQKLALPQKHNSSFDPYGCLIPFNNAAKEFNAQLSALCDNLNSELKNATIVYTDIYSIKYDLIANHTAYGFETALMACCGYGGPPYNFNQRIECGAFGSQVCPLGSKYISWDGVHYTEAANAIVASKILTTKYSKPNLAFDYFCTA; translated from the exons ATGGTCCGCACCGCGGGACGGTCTGCTGGTCTTCGCAGCATTCCGACGggccttctgctgctgctgctgcctctgctGCCGGCAACATTACCGGTTGAGACCGCGTGCGGCTCAGGCGCCGTCGTCTTCAACTTCGGCGACTCCAACTCCGACACCGGGGGTCTCACCGCCGGCCTCGGCATCCTCCTCCCCCAAGAAGAGGGCCGCGTCTTCTTCCGCCGCTCCTCCGGCCGCCTCTGCGACGGCCGCCTCGTCATCGATTTCCTCT GCGAGAGCTTGAACACCAGCTACCTGAGCCCGTACATGGAGCCGCTGGGGGCGGATTTCAGCAGCGGGGCCAACTTCGCCGTTGCCGGCTCTTGCACTCGCCCACCGGACGTTCCCTTCGCCTTGGCCGTCCAAGTGCGGCAGTTCCTCCGCTTCAAGTTGCGATCTTTGGAGCTCGTTGCTCAAG GTGCCGAGGACCTGATTGATGCAGAGGGATTCCGCAACGCGATATATGCCATTGACATCGGGCAGAACGATTTAGCAGCAGCCTTTTCTGCAAATTTAAGCTATGTTCAGGTCATCGAAAGAGTCCCATCGGTCATCCATGAGATCAAGAAAGCTATTGAG AATTTGTATGACAATGGAGGGAAAAAGTTTTGGGTACACAACACTGGCCCCTTGGGATGTTTGCCTCAAAAGCTTGCCCTGCCGCAAAAACACAACAGCAGTTTCGATCCATATGGATGTCTGATTCCCTTCAACAATGCTGCCAAGGAATTCAATGCCCAACTGAGTGCTCTTTGTGATAACTTGAACTCAGAGTTGAAGAATGCCACCATTGTTTACACTGATATCTACTCTATTAAGTACGATCTCATCGCCAATCACACTGCATACG GCTTTGAGACTGCACTGATGGCATGTTGTGGATATGGTGGACCTCCATACAACTTCAATCAAAGGATTGAGTGTGGTGCTTTTGGCTCCCAAGTGTGCCCTCTCGGCTCAAAGTACATCAGTTGGGATGGGGTTCATTACACTGAGGCTGCCAATGCTATAGTGGCTTCCAAGATACTGACAACAAAGTATTCAAAACCCAATCTTGCCTTTGATTACTTCTGCACTGCTTAA